The genomic window GCTCTTATATCAACTCCACTTTCTTTCCAGTCAACAATCTTTTGCATGCAAGGATCAATCCATTCATAGTAACCTATCCCACCTGAGAACCCTTTTGCTGCTACAAATTTTAAATCTGGTGCAACTCCTATATCATCCTGAAATGGACCGAAGCCATCTCCTCCACATATTGTTCCCATCGTATGTGTTCCATGTCCATCATCATCATAAGGAGAAGATTGTCCATAAACTCCATCAAACCAATAGGGAAAAAGCCATTTATTTTTTAATGCAGGATGGGAGGTATCAACACCTGAATCAATGTGTCCTATTATAATTCCCTGACCTGTATAACCTGCCATCCAGCAAGAATCTGCTCTAACGCGCAGAATATTCCATTCAACAGTATTTTTTGCCATTCTTCTTTTTTCTTTTTCAATTATACCATCAAGTATTATCTTTTCGTTTCCGCATATAAACCATATATCATTTAATTTTTCAAGGGTATAGATCACAGATTTTGTAGCTTTAATATGAAAACCATTAAAAACCCAGAATCTTTTCAGAATTTCATATTCATCGGATTTAAAATTATTTTTCAGGAATTCAATAATTTTATTTTGTGAATTTTCAGCTATACTTTTAAAAATTTTTGCTTTTTCTTTATATGAAAGATTATCAACTTCTTCATAAGGGTATATAGTTGAAAGGTGGACAATGGCAAATACCTTATCCTTATTACCAGCTTTTTCAAGTTCTTTTTTTAATTCAGATGTTATTTTCCCTTCAAGGGGTAAAGGAGGTAAAATTCCAAAAAAAGAGAGTAGCAAAAAATTCATAATTTTTCTCCTATTTTAATAAGATAACTTTTTTAACTTCTTTTTTGTTTCCTATGGATGCCTTAATAAAATAAGCACCGGTTTTTAGCTTTTTACCAGAATCAGATTCACCATTTAAGATGATGAAGCTTTTATCTTTTAAATTAAACTTTTTGATAACACTTCCCTTTATGTCAAGTATTTCTAAACTTAAAGGCGAATTAAGAGATTTTAGAATTTCAGGGTTTAATAGTATTTTAATTTCATTTTTAGAGATATTCTGTGAAAGAACAAAAAGGTTAATTTCCTTATGTTTTTCTTTTTCTGAGATATTAGTGTAGCCAAATCTGTATCTAAAAATACCTCCTTTTGTTGTTACATAAATTATTGAATCCTCACTCCATTCTACTCTGTGAATATAAGGATTGGGAGGAACTGGGAATTCTTCCCATGTTAATCCACCATTATATGATATGTAAAGTTGAGCAGGAGAACCACCACCTACCTCAAAATAATCCAACAAGTATGCTGAGTAGTATAATACCTGAGGGTAATTTACACAAACCAAAATAGTTTCAGGGGAGGATGGTTTGAAACAGATATCAAATATACCAAAAGAAGGAAAAGAAGCGATAGGGAAGTAAGTTTCTCCTCCATCCATACTTTTAAAGAGCCTATTCCAGTTGTCAGCTGCCAGAATAATATTAGGATTTTGAGGGTAAACAGCTATTGCTGTGCCTATCATGCCAATAAATTCTCCGCTTCTAAAGATTTTCTGCCAAGTTGTGCCCTGATCTTGACTTTTCTTTGCAAGACAAGAATCCCTGTCAGGCCCAAATGGTGGACGTTTAGTTGCAAAAATCGTCTGGTCTGGGCTAATTGTGATACCGGACCAGTATGCTGCTGGATACAAAATCTGATTAAAAGTCAAAGCACCATCAGAACTTTTATACACAAAGTTGTTTGAATTTGTAACGTATATATTAGAGAAAGTATCCATTACAATTTTCCCAACTCCGGCAGAGCTTCCACTTAAAGTGGATCTATAACTCCATGTTTGTCCTGAATCTACGCTTCTGTAAAATTTGGAAGCTCTGCCAATAATATCTGTAGGATATGGATATGATACATAGATTTCATTTAAATTTTTAGGGTTAATAGCAATAGTATTAAACTTTAAATCAGCATTTGAGATTCCATGATTTTTAAGTGTCCAATTTTTACCTCTGTCGTTAGATATAAATATACCATTTGCCAAAGAAGTTACATATATTTTATTTTTATTTAAGGGATGTATTGTAATTCCATAGGTATAAGGGGCTCTAAGACCTTCATTAAGAAGAGTCCATGTCATGCCTCCATCGGTTGATTTATATAAACCTTGAACATTTGAAATGTAATATGTAAGGGGTTGTGAGGGATCCTGAATAATACGTGAAGCATAAGGAATTTTCATACCAGAGTTTGAAGAAAACCAGCTTTGACCTCCATCAATACTTTTATAAATACCTCCCTTATCTGCAGCAATAAACATTAAATCAGGATAATCTTTGTCTATGAGTAATTCAGAAAAATAAGAAACTGGAAGTGAACCCCAAGGCAAGCTACCAACTTGAAACCAGTTTTCTCCTTTATTTAAACTTTTTAAAACATAAGTTTCATTTACACTTCTGGCTAAACA from candidate division WOR-3 bacterium includes these protein-coding regions:
- a CDS encoding T9SS type A sorting domain-containing protein gives rise to the protein MGKNKISLIVIIGLFFFGSLKAEWENISPNGAIVYAFDISSTGVFYLGTYYGGIWKSTDGGNTFSFHSGPFAPIWDIAVSRQDENIIYVFTGTIGLGFHFYYNTRLYKTMDGGQTWIQLGGTEVFNYPIRIHPQNDNLIFICNRDLDGPGFKSTDGGFTWQQLSLPSDVDVHDFAIHPFYPNIIFAGGERSGSGYWYGVIYKSTDYGESWYQVYESPYQDCYGFAFHPSDSNIIYCLARSVNETYVLKSLNKGENWFQVGSLPWGSLPVSYFSELLIDKDYPDLMFIAADKGGIYKSIDGGQSWFSSNSGMKIPYASRIIQDPSQPLTYYISNVQGLYKSTDGGMTWTLLNEGLRAPYTYGITIHPLNKNKIYVTSLANGIFISNDRGKNWTLKNHGISNADLKFNTIAINPKNLNEIYVSYPYPTDIIGRASKFYRSVDSGQTWSYRSTLSGSSAGVGKIVMDTFSNIYVTNSNNFVYKSSDGALTFNQILYPAAYWSGITISPDQTIFATKRPPFGPDRDSCLAKKSQDQGTTWQKIFRSGEFIGMIGTAIAVYPQNPNIILAADNWNRLFKSMDGGETYFPIASFPSFGIFDICFKPSSPETILVCVNYPQVLYYSAYLLDYFEVGGGSPAQLYISYNGGLTWEEFPVPPNPYIHRVEWSEDSIIYVTTKGGIFRYRFGYTNISEKEKHKEINLFVLSQNISKNEIKILLNPEILKSLNSPLSLEILDIKGSVIKKFNLKDKSFIILNGESDSGKKLKTGAYFIKASIGNKKEVKKVILLK